The following are encoded in a window of Actinomyces oris genomic DNA:
- the rpmI gene encoding 50S ribosomal protein L35, protein MPKNKTHSGAKKRFRVTGSGKLMREQANKRHLLEVKSSRRKRKLSQDQPVAPADVRQVKKLLGR, encoded by the coding sequence ATGCCGAAGAACAAGACGCACTCCGGTGCCAAGAAGCGCTTCCGGGTCACCGGCAGCGGCAAGCTCATGCGCGAGCAGGCCAACAAGCGCCACCTGCTGGAGGTCAAGTCCTCCCGCCGCAAGCGCAAGCTGTCCCAGGACCAGCCGGTCGCCCCGGCCGACGTCCGCCAGGTCAAGAAGCTGCTCGGTCGCTGA
- a CDS encoding DUF6297 family protein: MTPPGDRTAPVLSTELETMALPDGAALRTWVRRRTRRHLHGVWALVGDVYSILLTLIVVVTILAPYLRRMLVAQPGSVGAGTLGDFATVGLDPGWGFLALIVLLAAVGVGSLGRLGPLFLRPHEAAWWLPMPGDRASLLVPVARVEYLIAATVGAAAGVLPAVAAGGGWIAAAAWPALLSAGTCLVLTELIKAQIHDRDVEPLRRRLIVAGVAAFLAGVVLAFPSSLLSNTAVALLAGSLAFLAVLGWRRARGSLGKVHDAALLAVVARSFGAHVSLLSLDTRALGRLLSPDPNRPADPSPLRAARIGSRLPRPLGVLIAVAQADWILLRRQRRRLLQMGVGLAIAMLPLLSGTVGAPLRAVGYLIGGWIATLAVAEPARQAWFDGGPDTSWPVAPWVVRAGHLLVPAVLMSAWSMLSLAPAMAALGAAAVWKGLVIVVALALVSGWAWAGVALRSGYREMPDFAAGLIASPMGSLPPGVVQMLTQGPDAVVVGALTTALVASGIAVPTTALLGIQAAAGAVAVVWGVRTNRRAS, translated from the coding sequence GTGACGCCGCCGGGTGACCGGACGGCGCCGGTCCTCTCCACTGAGCTGGAGACGATGGCCCTTCCCGATGGGGCCGCGTTGCGCACGTGGGTGCGGCGCCGTACTCGGCGGCACCTCCACGGTGTCTGGGCGCTCGTGGGGGACGTCTACTCCATACTCCTGACACTCATCGTCGTCGTGACGATCCTGGCCCCGTATCTGCGTCGGATGCTCGTGGCTCAGCCTGGCTCAGTCGGGGCCGGTACGCTCGGCGACTTCGCCACGGTGGGCCTCGACCCCGGGTGGGGGTTCCTGGCGCTGATCGTGCTGCTGGCGGCGGTCGGTGTCGGTTCACTCGGCCGGCTCGGCCCGCTCTTCCTGCGCCCCCACGAGGCGGCCTGGTGGCTGCCCATGCCTGGAGACCGGGCCAGTCTCCTGGTGCCGGTGGCCCGCGTCGAGTACCTCATCGCGGCCACCGTGGGAGCCGCGGCGGGCGTGCTCCCGGCGGTGGCGGCCGGAGGCGGCTGGATCGCTGCCGCGGCGTGGCCTGCCCTGCTGTCGGCCGGGACCTGCCTGGTCCTCACCGAGCTCATCAAGGCCCAGATTCATGACCGCGACGTCGAGCCGCTGCGGCGTCGTCTCATCGTGGCTGGGGTCGCGGCATTCCTGGCCGGTGTGGTGCTTGCCTTCCCGAGTTCATTGCTCAGCAACACGGCGGTCGCCCTCCTGGCTGGGTCGCTGGCCTTCCTGGCCGTGCTGGGATGGCGGCGGGCCAGAGGCAGCCTGGGTAAGGTGCATGATGCTGCGCTCCTGGCCGTCGTCGCTCGGTCCTTCGGCGCGCACGTCTCGCTGCTGTCGTTGGACACCAGGGCCCTGGGGCGGCTGCTTTCCCCGGATCCCAACCGGCCCGCGGATCCTTCGCCGCTGCGGGCGGCGCGGATCGGGAGCCGACTGCCCCGACCCCTGGGGGTGCTGATAGCAGTGGCTCAGGCGGACTGGATCCTGCTGCGTCGCCAGCGCAGGCGCCTGCTTCAGATGGGGGTCGGGCTGGCCATCGCGATGCTGCCGCTGCTGTCCGGGACGGTCGGCGCCCCGCTGCGCGCCGTCGGCTACCTCATCGGAGGCTGGATCGCGACCCTGGCCGTTGCCGAGCCGGCGCGCCAGGCCTGGTTCGACGGCGGTCCTGACACCTCCTGGCCGGTGGCGCCCTGGGTGGTGCGAGCAGGCCACCTGCTTGTGCCGGCCGTCCTCATGAGCGCCTGGTCCATGCTGAGCCTGGCTCCGGCCATGGCGGCCCTTGGGGCCGCGGCCGTCTGGAAGGGGCTGGTCATCGTGGTTGCCCTGGCCCTGGTGAGCGGCTGGGCCTGGGCCGGGGTGGCGCTGCGCTCCGGCTACCGGGAGATGCCCGACTTCGCGGCCGGACTCATCGCCTCTCCCATGGGCTCCCTGCCGCCGGGAGTGGTGCAGATGCTGACTCAAGGTCCTGACGCCGTCGTTGTCGGAGCACTGACCACGGCGCTGGTCGCCAGTGGAATCGCGGTGCCGACGACGGCGCTGCTTGGGATCCAGGCCGCCGCCGGTGCTGTCGCCGTCGTGTGGGGAGTCCGCACGAACCGCCGGGCCTCTTGA
- a CDS encoding amino acid ABC transporter permease, with protein MSAITDNLPAIGWGLLVTLVISVLSYLGGLLLGSLMAIFRVGPIPPLRALGAAWVTVACNIPNLCLMVLVGLALPHVGITIPLFWSVIVALVFSSSGFVCETVRSGINSVPKGQIEAARALGMPFGLIIRGIVLPQALARTIQPLVNIFIACLIGSSLAAAIGVVELTAVTQRINQERAAGVITFLTSGLTYLAIAFAATKVGGLLERRLEFMGRGRA; from the coding sequence GTGAGTGCCATTACCGACAATCTCCCCGCTATCGGTTGGGGGCTGCTGGTCACGCTGGTGATCTCCGTCCTGTCCTACCTGGGTGGGCTGCTCCTGGGGTCACTCATGGCCATCTTCCGGGTCGGTCCCATCCCTCCGCTGCGTGCACTGGGTGCGGCGTGGGTGACAGTGGCCTGCAATATCCCCAATCTGTGCCTCATGGTGCTTGTCGGGCTGGCGCTACCTCATGTCGGTATCACCATCCCGCTTTTCTGGTCGGTGATCGTGGCGCTGGTCTTCTCCTCATCGGGATTCGTGTGTGAGACGGTCCGCAGCGGGATCAACTCGGTGCCCAAGGGGCAGATCGAGGCCGCCCGTGCGCTGGGCATGCCCTTCGGGCTCATCATTCGCGGCATCGTTCTGCCTCAGGCGCTGGCCCGCACGATCCAGCCACTGGTCAACATCTTCATCGCCTGCCTTATCGGCTCCTCGCTCGCCGCGGCGATCGGTGTCGTCGAGCTGACGGCCGTGACGCAGAGAATCAACCAGGAACGAGCCGCGGGAGTCATCACCTTCCTCACCTCCGGCCTTACCTACCTGGCCATCGCCTTCGCCGCCACGAAGGTCGGCGGGCTCCTTGAGAGGCGCCTCGAGTTCATGGGGAGGGGGCGAGCATGA
- a CDS encoding amino acid ABC transporter permease, with the protein MSSDIMPMTEPRPRRQRSQDSGATDAALLFDEPGPRGRILIAIGSVVAVIGIAGLAAAVLYRLDLAGQLDYPKWRYFLGQSVVSQLLEAAGTTLTLGGVAAVLTFPLGIALGWLRLLDNRPIKWLVGLWVDAMRAVPMLLLVYFFLLVVPRFATISDFWKLALPIVMCTSATTAEVFRSGVRALDRGQTEAAWALGMSPSLTMRLILAPQALRLMLPTLITQMVTIIKGTTLAYVLAYPELMYRGSTMIGQAKIDAHLSVFFQTYVIIAVLYIIVNWSLGALARYIESRTR; encoded by the coding sequence ATGAGCTCAGACATCATGCCGATGACAGAGCCCCGTCCACGCCGTCAGCGGAGTCAGGACTCCGGGGCGACGGATGCGGCACTGCTCTTCGATGAGCCCGGGCCGCGGGGGCGCATCCTGATCGCCATCGGATCAGTCGTCGCCGTCATCGGAATCGCGGGGCTGGCGGCCGCGGTCCTCTACCGGCTGGACCTCGCGGGACAGCTCGACTATCCCAAGTGGCGCTACTTCCTGGGGCAGTCGGTCGTCAGTCAGCTTCTGGAGGCGGCCGGGACCACGTTGACCCTGGGGGGCGTTGCTGCGGTACTCACCTTTCCCCTGGGAATCGCCTTGGGCTGGCTCCGCCTGCTGGACAACCGCCCCATCAAGTGGCTGGTCGGCCTGTGGGTCGATGCCATGCGGGCGGTGCCGATGCTGCTGCTCGTCTACTTCTTCCTCCTGGTGGTTCCCCGCTTCGCCACGATCTCGGACTTCTGGAAGCTGGCACTGCCCATCGTCATGTGCACCTCGGCGACGACGGCGGAGGTCTTCCGCTCCGGTGTCCGGGCGCTGGACCGCGGCCAGACGGAGGCCGCTTGGGCACTGGGGATGAGTCCATCGCTCACCATGCGCCTCATCCTGGCGCCGCAGGCCCTGCGCCTCATGCTCCCAACCCTGATCACGCAGATGGTGACCATCATCAAGGGGACGACGCTGGCGTACGTGCTGGCCTACCCCGAGCTCATGTATCGCGGCTCCACCATGATCGGCCAGGCCAAGATCGATGCCCATTTGTCGGTCTTCTTCCAGACCTACGTCATCATCGCCGTGCTCTACATCATCGTGAACTGGTCCCTGGGGGCACTGGCGAGGTACATCGAGTCGCGTACCCGCTGA
- a CDS encoding TrmH family RNA methyltransferase yields the protein MSPTASAVPDEFLDDSAERPQIRGPRRRTVSEGPAAGHEVLSNPTSARISRVAGLSRRNARAKHRRFLVEGPQGVREAVRHAPGRVLDVYLTEAALERHSEIWDEAVAAGLYVHVTTQQVMDAMSPDAQGLLAVVATEEATGSEALAAALEGARLVAVLTQAQDPGNAGTIIRAADAAGADAVVLVRGSVDPTAPKVVRSTAGSLFHLPVVTGVALDDAVTALHNAGLTVLAADGRGDFDLFEAESLLEAPSAWLLGNEARGLPSEALSRADAVVSIPIYGKAESLNVAAAAAVCLYASARAQAQHSGRS from the coding sequence ATGAGCCCTACCGCCTCCGCCGTCCCCGATGAGTTCCTCGACGACTCCGCCGAGCGTCCTCAGATCCGCGGGCCGCGGCGGCGTACCGTCAGCGAGGGGCCGGCCGCCGGCCACGAGGTGCTGAGCAATCCGACCTCGGCCCGTATCTCCCGGGTGGCGGGCCTGTCGCGCCGCAACGCGCGGGCCAAGCACCGACGCTTCCTCGTCGAAGGCCCCCAGGGCGTGCGCGAGGCCGTTCGGCACGCCCCCGGTCGCGTGCTCGACGTCTACCTCACTGAGGCAGCCCTCGAGCGCCACAGCGAGATCTGGGACGAGGCCGTCGCGGCCGGGCTCTACGTGCACGTCACCACCCAGCAGGTCATGGACGCCATGAGCCCAGATGCCCAGGGCCTCCTCGCCGTCGTGGCCACCGAGGAGGCCACCGGCTCCGAGGCGCTGGCCGCCGCCCTGGAGGGGGCCAGGCTCGTCGCCGTCCTCACCCAGGCCCAGGACCCCGGGAACGCCGGCACCATCATCCGGGCCGCCGACGCCGCCGGAGCCGACGCCGTCGTCCTCGTGCGCGGCAGCGTGGACCCCACCGCACCGAAGGTCGTGCGCTCCACCGCCGGAAGCCTCTTCCACCTGCCTGTGGTCACCGGCGTGGCCCTCGACGATGCCGTCACCGCCCTCCACAACGCCGGACTCACCGTCCTGGCCGCCGACGGACGCGGGGACTTCGACCTCTTCGAGGCCGAGTCACTCCTGGAGGCCCCCAGTGCCTGGCTGCTCGGCAACGAGGCGCGCGGACTGCCCTCAGAGGCGCTGAGCCGAGCCGACGCCGTCGTCTCCATCCCCATCTACGGCAAGGCGGAGTCCCTCAACGTCGCCGCCGCCGCGGCCGTCTGTCTCTACGCCAGCGCCCGGGCACAGGCCCAGCACTCTGGCCGCAGCTGA
- a CDS encoding amino acid ABC transporter ATP-binding protein, whose product MTASAPSPDQTAADRDDDVLVRISNVTKYYGRFKALDDVSLDIHRGEVVAVIGASGSGKSTLCRTVNRLEPIQEGQIEIDGIPLPQEGRALAQLRAEVGMVFQSFNLFPHRTVLDNITLAPVKVRGIPRGRAEERARELLARVGLEDQAEKRPSQLSGGQQQRVAIARALAMDPKLMLFDEPTSALDPEMINEVLDVIKDLAASGMTMLVVTHEMGFARSVADRVVFMDGGQIVESGRPAEFFSSPRTERARDFLSKVLSH is encoded by the coding sequence GTGACCGCATCCGCCCCCTCTCCTGACCAGACCGCCGCAGACCGGGACGATGACGTCCTGGTGCGGATCAGCAACGTCACCAAGTACTACGGCCGTTTCAAGGCTCTCGATGACGTCTCCCTCGACATCCACCGTGGCGAGGTCGTAGCGGTCATCGGCGCCTCGGGATCGGGCAAGTCGACCCTGTGCCGTACCGTCAACCGCCTCGAGCCGATTCAGGAAGGGCAGATCGAGATCGACGGAATCCCGCTACCTCAGGAGGGCCGGGCCCTCGCTCAGCTGCGCGCCGAGGTGGGAATGGTCTTCCAGTCCTTCAACCTCTTCCCGCACCGCACGGTCCTGGACAACATCACCCTGGCGCCCGTCAAGGTGCGAGGCATCCCCCGGGGGCGGGCTGAGGAACGTGCCCGTGAGCTGCTGGCCCGAGTCGGTCTGGAGGACCAGGCGGAAAAGCGCCCCTCCCAGCTCTCCGGAGGTCAGCAGCAGCGCGTCGCCATCGCCCGTGCACTGGCCATGGACCCCAAGCTCATGCTCTTCGATGAGCCCACCAGCGCCCTGGACCCGGAGATGATCAACGAGGTCCTCGACGTCATCAAGGACCTGGCGGCCTCGGGCATGACCATGCTCGTCGTCACCCACGAGATGGGCTTCGCCCGCTCGGTCGCCGATCGGGTCGTCTTCATGGACGGCGGCCAGATCGTTGAGTCCGGCCGGCCTGCCGAGTTCTTCTCCTCCCCGCGCACTGAGCGCGCCCGCGACTTCCTCTCCAAGGTGCTCAGCCACTGA
- a CDS encoding glycosyltransferase — MPQGTTGDVVAVRRRTSRVLFAPETFNFAEVTRAIEVARRMPSHVECVFAGFSPRNTEYIRAAGFEFRLLTPYLSEEEGRQALDFDQGRSLRHPFTEKMLAQRVTSERVLLRSLRPDAVVIGVTPSQFISARAECVPLVFVRPFAYSLAHLEAARSTGATGFLPRTRPEECLVDNVAAHALHALGTRLPLPRSFHSVARTNGVSLPQGVLNGLTADLNLIATAPHLLPGWLRMPEGHRVVGPVYARLPGELPEFLAELVAGPQPLVYFAMGSSGNRDLVLHVLAGLGRADCQVLAPVRSHLHQEDLETLPRNVHVTDWIPAHQLGDAVDLAITHGGEGTVQTSCVQGWPFIGIPLQFEQRFNVQRCAAFGSARLVSQREARRTDWAELVRQALADEGMRSRARRMAGLMEGLDGPGRAAEAICELL; from the coding sequence ATGCCTCAAGGCACCACTGGTGATGTGGTGGCTGTACGCCGCAGGACATCGCGTGTCCTCTTCGCTCCGGAGACATTCAACTTTGCCGAGGTGACCCGTGCGATCGAGGTGGCTCGCCGGATGCCCTCGCACGTCGAGTGCGTCTTCGCCGGCTTCTCGCCACGCAACACCGAGTACATCAGGGCCGCGGGCTTCGAGTTCCGCCTGCTGACCCCCTACCTCAGTGAGGAGGAGGGACGGCAGGCGCTGGACTTCGACCAGGGTCGCAGCCTGCGTCACCCGTTCACGGAGAAGATGCTCGCGCAGCGGGTGACAAGTGAGCGCGTCCTGCTGCGTTCCTTGCGTCCCGACGCCGTTGTCATCGGAGTAACTCCCAGCCAGTTTATTTCTGCGCGGGCGGAGTGCGTGCCACTAGTTTTCGTACGGCCCTTCGCCTACTCCCTGGCGCACCTGGAGGCGGCGCGCTCCACCGGCGCCACCGGCTTCCTGCCCCGCACCCGCCCGGAGGAGTGCCTGGTCGACAACGTGGCCGCCCACGCGCTCCATGCGCTCGGGACCCGGCTCCCCCTGCCTCGTTCCTTCCATTCTGTGGCCAGGACCAATGGTGTTTCGCTGCCCCAGGGGGTGCTCAACGGACTCACTGCCGACCTCAATCTCATCGCCACTGCCCCGCACCTGCTGCCCGGGTGGCTGAGGATGCCGGAGGGTCACCGGGTGGTGGGGCCGGTCTACGCCCGCCTACCCGGGGAGCTCCCCGAGTTCCTGGCCGAACTGGTCGCCGGACCCCAACCCCTGGTGTACTTCGCCATGGGCTCATCGGGGAACCGTGACCTCGTCCTTCACGTGCTGGCAGGCCTGGGCCGGGCGGACTGCCAAGTGCTGGCTCCGGTGCGTTCCCACCTTCACCAAGAGGACCTGGAGACTCTTCCGCGCAATGTCCACGTCACTGACTGGATCCCGGCCCACCAGCTGGGCGACGCCGTCGACCTGGCCATCACTCACGGCGGAGAGGGAACGGTGCAGACCAGCTGCGTCCAGGGGTGGCCCTTCATCGGGATTCCGTTGCAGTTCGAGCAGCGTTTCAACGTGCAGCGTTGTGCGGCCTTCGGCTCGGCCAGGCTCGTGTCACAGCGGGAGGCTCGCAGGACCGACTGGGCGGAGCTGGTGCGCCAGGCCCTGGCCGACGAAGGCATGCGTTCACGCGCCCGGCGGATGGCGGGGCTCATGGAGGGACTCGACGGACCGGGCCGAGCCGCTGAGGCGATCTGCGAGCTGCTGTGA
- the rplT gene encoding 50S ribosomal protein L20 — translation MARVKRAVNAQKKRRSVLEKASGYRGQRSRLYRKAKEQVTHSGVYAFRDRRARKGDFRRLWIQRINAAARAEGLTYNRFIQGLGLAGVEIDRRMLAELAVNEPAGFKALVEVARKALPEDVNAPKA, via the coding sequence ATGGCACGTGTGAAGCGGGCTGTTAACGCCCAGAAGAAGCGTCGTTCCGTTCTCGAGAAGGCCTCGGGCTACCGCGGCCAGCGCTCGCGCCTCTACCGCAAGGCCAAGGAGCAGGTCACCCACTCCGGCGTCTACGCGTTCCGCGACCGTCGCGCCCGCAAGGGCGACTTCCGTCGCCTGTGGATCCAGCGCATCAACGCTGCCGCCCGCGCCGAGGGCCTGACCTACAACCGCTTCATCCAGGGGCTTGGCCTGGCCGGCGTGGAGATCGACCGTCGCATGCTCGCCGAGCTGGCCGTCAACGAGCCCGCGGGCTTCAAGGCCCTCGTTGAGGTGGCCCGCAAGGCCCTCCCCGAGGACGTCAACGCCCCCAAGGCCTGA
- a CDS encoding glutamate ABC transporter substrate-binding protein — translation MTTLSRRGLLATTGALSLAGVLAACADTGADGKAVASSSASDADYDKAINSGPVAAADVVAASPWAASVKQAKKLVTGGTKTSEVFSWEDSKTKKISGFDAAIAQALARYIIGGDDARSLLEVQQVTSETRETVLTNGTVKAVIATYTITPERAKKIDFAGPYYASSQAILVKADNKDITGVDTLTGDVAVQSNSSSAAALKKYAPKATAKPFDTQAKCVAAVESGQVKAYVVDQSLLKSEVLSNDKVKIVGDTFAEDPYGIGLPKDSGAQAFVNTFLKTIEDDGTWKRIWEATIGKSLGGTAPQPPALGSVPGSSASGDATAQSS, via the coding sequence ATGACCACCCTCTCCCGCCGCGGACTCCTGGCCACGACCGGCGCCCTCTCCCTGGCAGGCGTCCTGGCCGCCTGCGCAGACACGGGCGCCGATGGCAAGGCCGTCGCCTCGTCGTCGGCCTCCGACGCCGACTACGACAAGGCCATCAACTCCGGTCCGGTGGCCGCCGCCGACGTCGTGGCCGCCTCCCCCTGGGCCGCCTCCGTGAAGCAGGCGAAAAAGCTCGTCACCGGCGGGACCAAAACCTCCGAGGTCTTCTCCTGGGAGGACTCCAAGACGAAGAAGATCTCCGGCTTCGATGCGGCCATCGCCCAGGCGCTGGCCCGCTACATCATCGGCGGCGACGACGCCCGCTCCCTCCTCGAGGTCCAGCAGGTCACCTCCGAGACGCGTGAGACCGTCCTGACCAACGGCACGGTCAAGGCCGTCATCGCCACCTACACGATCACCCCGGAGCGGGCCAAGAAGATCGACTTCGCAGGCCCCTACTACGCCTCCAGCCAGGCCATCCTGGTCAAGGCCGATAACAAGGACATCACCGGCGTCGACACCCTCACCGGGGACGTCGCGGTCCAGTCCAACTCCTCGTCTGCCGCCGCCCTGAAGAAGTACGCCCCCAAGGCCACCGCCAAGCCCTTCGACACCCAGGCCAAGTGCGTCGCCGCCGTCGAGAGCGGGCAGGTCAAGGCATACGTCGTGGACCAGTCCCTGCTCAAGAGCGAGGTTCTGTCCAATGACAAGGTCAAGATCGTCGGTGACACCTTCGCCGAGGACCCCTACGGCATCGGACTTCCCAAGGACTCCGGGGCGCAGGCCTTCGTCAACACCTTCCTCAAGACGATTGAGGACGACGGCACCTGGAAGAGGATCTGGGAGGCGACAATCGGCAAGTCCCTCGGCGGCACCGCCCCTCAGCCCCCGGCCCTCGGCTCGGTGCCCGGGTCCTCGGCCAGCGGCGACGCGACCGCGCAGAGCTCCTGA
- a CDS encoding TetR/AcrR family transcriptional regulator, translating into MSPANTTDPRRRLQPEQRREELVRVGVELFAEGTLDRTHVNEIIKRAGVSRTLFYHYFPSKIAFARAIVEHEILHLHGLVEQQTALTLEGAISTFAGYVKARPDSLRALHTGGLDQDPEIAAALATSFERYERLVLMLMGIAEPDECAMFAAEVWISTMITLCLAWLDHPEISQKTITNMSAQTLRSLVSQARQGAEHASEQTLTPATTPATAHEPVSDR; encoded by the coding sequence ATGAGTCCAGCGAATACCACCGATCCGCGTCGCCGCCTCCAGCCCGAGCAGCGTCGGGAGGAGCTGGTGAGAGTCGGCGTCGAGCTGTTCGCGGAAGGAACACTGGACCGCACTCACGTCAACGAGATCATCAAGCGGGCCGGCGTCTCACGCACGCTCTTCTATCACTACTTCCCCTCCAAGATCGCCTTCGCCCGAGCCATCGTGGAGCACGAGATCCTTCACCTTCACGGCCTGGTCGAGCAGCAGACGGCACTGACCCTGGAAGGGGCGATCTCCACCTTCGCGGGCTACGTGAAGGCCAGGCCCGACAGCCTTCGAGCGCTTCACACCGGAGGCCTTGACCAGGACCCTGAGATCGCGGCCGCCCTGGCTACCAGCTTCGAGCGTTACGAACGCCTCGTCCTCATGCTCATGGGCATCGCCGAGCCCGACGAGTGCGCCATGTTCGCCGCTGAGGTGTGGATCAGCACGATGATCACCCTGTGCCTGGCCTGGCTGGATCACCCCGAGATCAGTCAGAAGACCATCACGAACATGTCCGCCCAGACGCTGCGGAGCCTGGTGTCTCAGGCTCGTCAGGGTGCCGAGCACGCCTCCGAGCAGACCTTGACGCCGGCCACGACGCCGGCCACCGCCCACGAGCCGGTGAGCGACCGCTGA
- a CDS encoding MarR family winged helix-turn-helix transcriptional regulator, which yields MNGEDGHAILSSTCFQLGVTGSQITQSFSRRIEHIGLSHKQVGLLAVVDAGVATSQREIATQLHVAPSLVVTLVDQLTSAGAVRRTRSRSDRRVQTIEITDEGRSLLKAATDIASRLDADMRTHLSPDDQQALDRFLPSLLRAAMATSQEEA from the coding sequence ATGAACGGAGAAGATGGCCACGCAATCCTGTCCTCAACATGCTTCCAACTCGGCGTCACGGGCAGCCAGATCACCCAGTCCTTCTCGAGACGCATCGAGCACATCGGTCTGTCCCACAAGCAAGTGGGGCTGCTCGCCGTCGTCGACGCCGGCGTGGCGACCTCTCAACGCGAGATCGCCACGCAACTTCATGTCGCCCCAAGCCTGGTGGTCACACTGGTCGACCAGCTCACCAGTGCCGGTGCCGTGCGCAGGACACGCAGTCGGAGCGATCGTCGAGTGCAGACCATCGAGATCACCGACGAAGGGCGCAGCCTACTGAAGGCTGCCACCGACATCGCCAGCAGACTCGACGCCGACATGCGCACACACCTCTCCCCCGACGATCAACAAGCCTTGGATAGGTTCCTGCCTTCACTCCTTCGCGCCGCCATGGCAACAAGTCAAGAAGAGGCGTAG
- a CDS encoding ABC transporter permease: protein MSAALSTAAGVSAPAISSNTTSALAGWEAYLWILLRRFRFQIVAWLAPLWLLVGVTAPSYESVYPSLATRTVLIEQMRKSPGTRLLYGYVPLPGRLGQLLQWETGTFLLVCTALMAILLTCRVLRADEDEGLVEVLRATGAGRSVPFLVPVALIWVVVVALSAGVGGILTWQTESIEELTVSGAWALAGTICVTGWAFSAIAAVACQLGRQVGQARGLSMLVLALAFAMRVSADQISDDTDSDWLRWLTPLGWRDLVRPYTDDRFAVLPVCCTVAITVALSAMVLAARREYLDGYLPDRSSSRRRWRVRGHMDLLGRLSWRSLIGWALASTALALLYGSVSGSIKDLLAPGSPTASWVGKMAVGSPVEQFMSLMTVVTTLLVAVAAVRRVNGLAGLERAGLVEVELAAGVSRGRVLLSQVLYALIESIVLLLVSATVLAATTATQLTDDHAVGRSFVFTVSQLPGMVAAIGIAAALVGLAPRLTGLSWAAVTWSAFAQFFGGLVELKDWAKDLSVLGHHLDVVGNPDWKPLAVQALVGLIGIMIGLVAYARRDLPA, encoded by the coding sequence ATGAGCGCCGCATTGAGCACAGCTGCGGGCGTGTCAGCACCAGCTATCAGCTCTAACACAACCAGCGCCCTTGCCGGCTGGGAGGCCTACCTGTGGATTCTGCTCAGACGATTCCGGTTTCAGATCGTGGCCTGGCTGGCGCCCCTGTGGCTGTTGGTCGGTGTCACCGCACCGAGCTACGAGAGCGTCTACCCCTCATTGGCGACCCGGACGGTGCTCATCGAGCAGATGCGCAAGTCTCCGGGAACGCGCCTCCTCTACGGCTATGTCCCGTTGCCCGGCCGGCTCGGTCAGCTCCTGCAGTGGGAGACGGGGACCTTCCTGCTCGTGTGCACCGCACTCATGGCGATTCTGCTGACCTGCCGGGTATTGCGGGCCGATGAGGATGAGGGGCTCGTCGAGGTTCTGCGCGCCACGGGCGCGGGCAGGTCGGTTCCTTTTCTCGTACCGGTAGCCCTGATCTGGGTGGTGGTCGTCGCCCTGTCTGCGGGCGTCGGAGGCATTCTGACCTGGCAGACCGAGAGCATCGAGGAGCTGACGGTGAGCGGGGCCTGGGCACTGGCCGGGACGATCTGCGTGACGGGCTGGGCGTTCTCGGCAATCGCGGCAGTGGCCTGCCAGCTGGGTCGTCAAGTGGGCCAGGCCAGGGGCCTGTCCATGCTAGTGCTCGCACTCGCCTTCGCGATGCGGGTGAGCGCCGACCAGATCTCAGACGACACCGACTCGGACTGGCTCCGGTGGCTGACTCCCCTGGGGTGGCGCGACCTCGTACGCCCGTACACCGATGACCGGTTCGCGGTGCTCCCGGTGTGCTGCACCGTAGCCATCACTGTGGCACTGAGCGCCATGGTGCTCGCCGCGCGCCGCGAGTACCTGGACGGCTACCTGCCCGACCGCAGCTCGTCTCGGCGCCGGTGGCGGGTGCGGGGGCACATGGATCTGCTCGGGCGCCTGTCATGGCGGAGCCTCATCGGCTGGGCACTGGCCTCGACGGCTCTGGCACTCCTGTACGGCTCGGTGTCCGGCAGCATCAAGGACCTGCTGGCCCCCGGTTCTCCGACGGCCTCCTGGGTCGGCAAGATGGCCGTGGGGTCCCCGGTGGAGCAGTTCATGTCCCTCATGACGGTGGTCACGACGCTGCTTGTGGCCGTGGCGGCGGTGCGACGGGTGAACGGGTTGGCGGGCCTGGAGCGCGCGGGACTGGTGGAGGTCGAGCTCGCTGCCGGGGTCAGTCGTGGCCGAGTCCTCCTCTCCCAGGTTCTATACGCGCTGATCGAGTCGATCGTCCTACTGCTGGTCTCGGCGACGGTTCTGGCGGCGACGACGGCGACTCAGCTCACCGACGACCACGCCGTAGGGCGCTCCTTCGTGTTCACGGTGAGTCAGCTGCCCGGCATGGTGGCAGCCATCGGGATCGCAGCCGCCCTGGTGGGTCTGGCGCCAAGACTGACCGGCCTGTCCTGGGCGGCCGTCACCTGGAGCGCTTTCGCCCAGTTCTTCGGCGGACTCGTCGAGCTTAAGGACTGGGCCAAGGATCTCAGCGTGCTCGGCCACCATCTCGACGTCGTCGGAAACCCCGACTGGAAGCCCTTGGCCGTCCAGGCCCTGGTTGGTCTCATCGGCATCATGATCGGGCTGGTCGCCTACGCCCGCCGTGACCTGCCCGCCTGA